In Candidatus Schekmanbacteria bacterium, one DNA window encodes the following:
- a CDS encoding NAD(P)/FAD-dependent oxidoreductase: protein MSRSKYDLIIAGAGPAGLMAAKTAAEEGLSVLVIDMKRDIPKIDRSCCTMLINEPNTHGDTCKIVNNNIRYEKLGLEVEYKGMWVKHSKSIRITPGGKKLVIANDEGVSISYNKEVLLEGLMEKCLKNGVDFLPETFVLRAENINKKEVKVFVRGCRSRKINTLLAKTVIAADGVNSQIVMGLEMFKKRKFYVTFHVASYFLHNTKIPFEPSWITFIGKGHTPEGGGQIYLLFKHLKDAKPGDEPVVDLMFASTIGGSTKRRLDYFMKHGPFKHWFEGAEVVHTAAATLNFYSCLVPPVEGNIVAVGDSAAFIETYCQGAMMYGYKAAKVVAKHQQTGCGYDEYSKFWYDTFEYCWPGEIEKALKGYAIGILDNDELDYLFSLTDNEVYEGYVSENTAPEVMKKALMSKIDRIKKERPALAEKLLNYYGKAKVEEVIK from the coding sequence ATGAGTAGAAGCAAATATGATTTAATAATAGCAGGCGCAGGCCCTGCGGGATTGATGGCGGCTAAAACTGCTGCAGAGGAAGGGCTTTCTGTTTTAGTAATAGATATGAAGCGAGATATACCCAAAATAGACCGCTCCTGCTGTACTATGCTCATAAATGAGCCGAATACTCACGGCGATACCTGTAAGATAGTAAACAACAATATTCGCTATGAAAAATTAGGTCTTGAAGTTGAGTACAAAGGTATGTGGGTAAAACATTCAAAATCGATAAGGATTACGCCCGGAGGTAAGAAACTTGTAATTGCCAATGATGAAGGAGTTTCAATTTCATATAACAAGGAAGTTCTTCTTGAAGGCTTAATGGAAAAATGCTTGAAGAATGGCGTTGATTTTCTGCCCGAAACATTTGTACTTCGCGCAGAAAATATAAATAAGAAAGAAGTAAAAGTTTTTGTCAGAGGGTGCCGTTCACGAAAAATCAATACCTTATTGGCAAAAACTGTGATAGCCGCAGATGGAGTGAATTCTCAAATTGTAATGGGGCTTGAAATGTTCAAAAAAAGAAAATTCTATGTAACATTTCATGTTGCCTCCTATTTTCTTCATAATACAAAAATCCCCTTTGAGCCGTCATGGATTACATTTATCGGTAAAGGCCATACACCGGAAGGTGGAGGCCAGATTTATCTTTTGTTTAAACACTTGAAAGACGCTAAACCGGGAGATGAACCGGTTGTTGATTTGATGTTTGCATCCACAATAGGAGGCTCAACAAAAAGGCGTCTCGATTACTTTATGAAGCATGGTCCTTTCAAACATTGGTTTGAAGGCGCAGAAGTAGTCCATACTGCGGCGGCAACATTAAATTTTTACTCCTGTCTTGTTCCACCTGTGGAAGGAAACATCGTTGCAGTTGGTGATTCGGCAGCATTCATTGAAACCTATTGCCAAGGGGCTATGATGTACGGCTATAAAGCGGCAAAGGTTGTGGCAAAACATCAGCAAACAGGATGCGGCTATGATGAATATTCAAAATTCTGGTATGATACCTTTGAATATTGTTGGCCCGGAGAAATTGAAAAAGCTCTGAAAGGTTATGCTATTGGAATTCTCGATAATGACGAACTCGATTACCTATTTTCTTTAACAGACAATGAGGTTTATGAAGGTTATGTCAGCGAAAACACTGCGCCTGAGGTAATGAAAAAAGCATTGATGTCAAAAATTGACAGGATTAAAAAGGAGCGGCCTGCCTTAGCTGAAAAACTTCTAAACTATTATGGTAAAGCAAAAGTAGAAGAAGTTATCAAATAA
- a CDS encoding 4Fe-4S dicluster domain-containing protein yields MKVDRKICVGCGGCVNQCPRLAIRFIDNKSYIDQLSCIECGTCRAVCGVDAISSDCRFPEVVLMNFESNPFEEENFFDIDIDFEPEKDN; encoded by the coding sequence ATGAAGGTTGATAGAAAAATTTGTGTAGGTTGCGGCGGCTGTGTAAATCAATGCCCACGACTTGCAATCCGTTTTATTGACAATAAATCCTATATTGACCAATTGTCCTGCATCGAGTGCGGCACTTGCAGGGCGGTATGTGGAGTAGATGCCATATCGAGTGATTGCAGATTCCCTGAAGTAGTGCTTATGAATTTTGAGAGTAATCCATTCGAAGAAGAGAATTTTTTCGACATAGATATAGATTTTGAACCTGAGAAAGACAACTAA